A stretch of the Persephonella sp. genome encodes the following:
- a CDS encoding M67 family metallopeptidase yields the protein MLKIKKEVIEEIKKQGEGGYPYEICGFLIGEIDFENNIRTAVEAFQVENQNKERANDRFEIAPQDYLKVENYADKRGLMIVGIYHTHPDHPDRPSETDLRFAQPDMSYIILSVKNGKAESWRSWELINGKFQEEQVEII from the coding sequence ATGCTTAAAATAAAAAAAGAAGTAATAGAGGAAATTAAAAAGCAGGGCGAAGGAGGATATCCTTATGAGATATGCGGATTTTTAATTGGTGAGATAGATTTTGAAAATAATATAAGAACGGCTGTTGAGGCTTTTCAGGTAGAAAATCAAAATAAGGAAAGAGCTAACGATAGATTTGAGATAGCACCTCAGGATTATTTAAAGGTTGAAAATTATGCAGACAAAAGGGGGTTAATGATTGTAGGAATTTACCACACCCACCCTGACCATCCTGATAGACCTTCAGAAACAGACCTTAGATTTGCCCAACCTGATATGTCTTATATAATTCTATCTGTGAAAAATGGTAAGGCTGAGAGTTGGAGAAGCTGGGAACTAATTAACGGCAAATTTCAGGAAGAGCAAGTGGAAATTATTTAA